Proteins encoded together in one Triticum dicoccoides isolate Atlit2015 ecotype Zavitan chromosome 7B, WEW_v2.0, whole genome shotgun sequence window:
- the LOC119335424 gene encoding uncharacterized protein At5g41620-like — MLRRRDAGEAVAAVEEVTTRPKIRKRCALSSSSGASGTLRRLRLRRGVVSLHRRGSGGVASPLPTSWKMSESSWSRACRADGMHSSVSARKLVSALWQMNEGGLLEEEEEARIARDAAARRGSAAAHRRSASSVEISKRSRTRSKVVSEADHGRHWFSDKLSNAGTTGMQACAQDSSSTCSADRMAHLQDMYNSLTACKELVRVLGNIWGPGDLSPSTASLLSALRSELDLARAHARQLARERSHRGSETVELMKKRLEAEARAWKSKQREKVAATVRVVCDELDGERRSRRRAERVSAKLGSALAEAERELERERRSRERLEKVCDELVRGGEVEEEVRREAEEAQAEVDREREMLRLADELREERVQMKLLEARLQFEEKNAVVEQLRGELEAFLETKKQGLLELESPAAADEERQATHDDDDHHGFFEAEGGNGVARVDVNKRTDVDDDGGGSGDDSDGSDMHSIELNMDGGRNKDYGGWSYTTAFKEMMTTTAKKAASADSRGTGCADLWAGDRRSLEEPEGGQRWDDDEGRSDVDEEDSERYQAIKNLREQMLAGHGLGSIFLSGAYEGNYTA, encoded by the exons ATGCTGAGGCGGCGCGACGCGGGTGAAGCTGTTGCTGCTGTCGAGGAGGTGACGACGAGGCCCAAGATCCGCAAGCGGTGCGCGCTGTCATCATCGTCCGGCGCGTCGGGGACACTGAGGAGGCTGAGGCTGAGGCGAGGCGTTGTGTCGCTCCATCGGAGGGGATCAGGCGGCGTCGCTTCGCCGTTGCCGACCAGCTGGAAGATGTCCGAGTCGTCGTGGAGCCGGGCGTGCCGCGCCGACGGGATGCACTCGTCGGTGTCCGCCCGGAAGCTCGTCAGCGCTCTCTGGCAGATGAACGAGGGCGGcttgctcgaggaggaggaggaggcccggaTCGCCAGGGACGCGGCTGCGCGCCGGGGCTCCGCGGCGGCGCACCGGCGCAGCGCGTCGTCCGTGGAG ATCTCCAAGAGGTCAAGAACGAGGAGCAAGGTGGTTTCGGAGGCTGATCATGGGCGCCATTGGTTTTCAGATAAGCTGAGCAATGCCGGCACAACCGGG ATGCAAGCATGCGCTCAAGACTCGAGCTCCACGTGTTCAGCGGACAGAATGGCACACCTGCAAGACATGTACAACAGCCTGACAGCGTGCAAGGAGCTCGTCAGAGTCCTCGGCAACATCTGGGGGCCGGGAGACCTGAGCCCGTCCACGGCGTCGCTCCTCTCCGCTCTGCGCTCCGAGCTCGACCTGGCGCGCGCCCACGCGCGGCAGCTCGCCAGAGAGCGGAGCCACCGCGGCAGCGAGACGGTGGAGCTCATGAAGAagcggctggaggccgaggcgcgcGCGTGGAAGAGCAAGCAGAGGGAGAAGGTGGCGGCCACCGTGCGGGTCGTGTGCGACGAGCTCGACGGCGAGAGGCGGTCGAGGCGGAGGGCGGAGCGGGTGAGCGCCAAGCTCGGGAGCGCGCTGGCCGAGGCGGAGCGGGAGCTCGAGAGGGAGCGGAGGTCGAGGGAGCGGCTCGAGAAGGTGTGCGACGAGCTCGTGaggggcggcgaggtggaggaggaggtgagGCGGGAGGCCGAGGAGGCGCAGGCGGAGGTCGACCGGGAGCGGGAGATGCTGCGGCTCGCCGACGAGCTCCGGGAGGAGCGGGTCCAGATGAAGCTGCTCGAGGCGCGGCTCCAGTTCGAGGAGAAGAACGCCGTCGTCGAGCAGCTCCGCGGCGAGCTGGAGGCCTTCCTGGAGACCAAGAAGCAGGGCCTCCTCGAACTGGAATCACCTGCCGCCGCTGATGAAGAACGCCAAGCTACTCACGACGATGATGATCACCATGGATTCTTCGAAGCTGAAGGTGGCAATGGAGTTGCTCGTGTGGATGTCAACAAGAGGACGGACGTAGACGACGACGGTGGAGGATCCGGTGATGATTCAGACGGCAGCGACATGCACTCCATCGAGCTGAACATGGACGGTGGCAGAAACAAGGACTATGGCGGCTGGAGCTACACCACCGCTTTCAAGGAGATGATGACAACGACGGCCAAGAAGGCGGCGTCTGCGGACAGCAGGGGAACGGGGTGCGCCGATCTGTGGGCCGGCGACCGGAGATCGCTGGAGGAACCGGAAGGAGGCCAGCGGTGGGACGACGACGAAGGGCGCAGCGACGTCGACGAGGAGGACTCGGAGAGGTACCAGGCCATCAAGAACCTCAGGGAGCAGATGCTCGCCGGCCATGGGTTGGGTTCCATTTTCCTGTCGGGAGCATATGAAGGAAATTATACGGCCTGA